TGCCAGAGACTAGTGACCGAGTTTCGGAGGGACAGAGACGGCCTCGCGTGGCTCTGGGCTGAGAGCACAGCACACACCCCACGGGTCCCAAGGGTTAAGGGGGAGGCCGTccgggggcgggggttgggggtgggggggaaatctcagaaaaaatgcagatttgttttatgtattctttctctttgtcAGTGCAGTCCACCGCCTACCTGTTGATCAACATATTTTGTCTGGTGAGTGTGAAGGGGACCTGATCTGATCTTCTTGGCCTTGAATttgttcctcttcccctttctttcccctcccattTCTTTCAGGCTAAAACTCACAAGAACATAAACTCAAGTCCCTCTCTTGGCTTAGCCTCtttcattattactttaaaaaatactttatttctttattttcagaaagaggggaagggagggagggagagagggtgagaagcatcagtgtgtggttgcctctcacgtgccccctactggggacctggcccgcaacccagcatgtgccctgatgggaatcaaacccatgacacttcggttcacagggGGGCACGCAATCCATTcttgagccactccagccagggaggCTTAGCCCATTTGAATAGAGGCAGGTGCCCTTGCTGAATGGACCTCTGGCAAAGCTGCCCAGGCTCCAAGCAGAACCTCAGCCAGAAAAGGGAGATGGGTGCTTTCACAGCATGTGATGTCTGCTCTCACTTCGGTCCCCCTACTCTCCGGTCCCCACTATAGAAATTATCCAGTGTAGGATGTGCCACTTCCAGTTTCCAAGGGAGAGCTGCTTCAAAGGCCGAGGAATATGCACTGCGACAATGGAAGAGTCTTGCATAACTGGGAAGATTTTCAAAAGTAAGTTGCAGGCtgggggaagaaagaaggggctgaAGCAGCAGACAGGGCCAAGCCAGCCTGAGTAATGAGGAGGGGCCGCACTGTACCCTAGGCAGTTGCCCCCGGGAATGACTGGTGTCTCCATCCCCATCATGTGCCTTTCTGGAAGGACAGTAGAACGGCAATAGGTGATCCCGGAGGGAGCCGGAGAGCAGTGTTCTGAGAAACCTGGAAGACAACAAAGGAGAGGCAACCGGTTGGGGAACAACTGCGCGTGGGAGCCAGGAAGACGGCTCCTTGTTTCTGACCCCGCCAGGAATTCCTTGTGGGTGGTTTTCAGCCTTTAcaagagcggggggggggggggggggggcaggggaggagggggggcagCAATAGAGACTGGCTTCAGTGGCTCTGGCTGAGTGAGACTATAAACATCGTGATTTTTCTATTCTCCTACCCTCTATGCTAAGTGACTCCTTGGCATTTATAACCCTTGCTTAAGCCCATGTGGATTCTCAGGGGAAACATCCAGGTTTCCCAGAATTGCTGCTGTCagggtgccccgccccccagcattGCTTCCAGCTGCTGGACCGCTGACTTTTGTTTGTGAAGCCCCTTCCAACTCCTCACATTGGAATCACAGAGCCTGAGACGACACAAGGTGGCTTTTAgctacagggtccggcacaaataacaccccctcttttttattacaacatCTTTTAGTACAAAAGCATAaacatgtcattctgtaacatgacaatatcatactcaagcacacttTGAGTATGATAAATGATAGAACATTTTAGGgggaatgttcaaattaaaactacagagTATCACCCCCATATTATTGCCCTGCCAATCACACCGACGCCGGCGTTCCTTCCGCCGGACCGGACCGGTGCCCGTGCCGGGGCACTGTCTGTCCTCTCTCCCACAGATGACGGTTTTCCCTGGATGACCTTCATGGGCTGCCTGAAGAACTGCGCGAACGTGTACCACTTGCGATGGGGAGCCTACCTGGTGAATTTCAGGTGCTGCCGGAGCCACGACCTGTGTAATGAGCCCGTGGCCACCGTTGCCCCGACCCTGCCCCCAATCCAAA
The genomic region above belongs to Phyllostomus discolor isolate MPI-MPIP mPhyDis1 chromosome 13, mPhyDis1.pri.v3, whole genome shotgun sequence and contains:
- the PATE1 gene encoding prostate and testis expressed protein 1, whose product is MDKSLLLGLPILLCSFRVQSTAYLLINIFCLLRSPYSPVPTIEIIQCRMCHFQFPRESCFKGRGICTATMEESCITGKIFKNDGFPWMTFMGCLKNCANVYHLRWGAYLVNFRCCRSHDLCNEPVATVAPTLPPIQIW